The following DNA comes from Marichromatium purpuratum 984.
ACGCTCAAGCTGACGGCATGAGGTCGCCATGAATCCAGCGCTCATCGAGTCCTTTCGTGACGGCGTCGCCGACATCCTCGATGCCCTCGGTGCCCCCGGGAGCTACGCGGGCAGTCCCGCGCGGCTGGTCGTCGAGCAGGTCGACGGCGAGGCGGGGGAGTGGGAGATGGTCCACGAGGTGCGCCATCGCGCCGTTGTCGATGCCGCCGCACTGGCGGTAAAGCCGGCGCCGGGTGATCCCCTCGAGGTCAACGCCGAGCGCTGGGTGGTCGATCGCGTGCTCGCGGGCGATGGCTTTACCTGGACGCTGGCGGTGCGACCCGATGAGTGAGCAGACTCACCCCGCACGCGCGCCACTGGCCGCCATCGCCTCGGCGCTTCGCCTCATCCCCGGGGTGCAAGACGTGCGCACCGGCCGCTGCGCGCTGCGCGTCAGTGAGGACGAGCCACTGCCGGTGCTGACGGTGCACAGCCGCAGCGAGGCGCCGGCGACTGCCGCCGACCGCGATCGCCTGCTCCCGGTCCAGACCTGGCGCCGCAGTGTTGTCATCGTCGGCCATGTGACCGCCACGGACGACTGGGACGCCGAGCTCGAAGTGCTCGTCAGCGCCATTCGGCGCGCGTTGTGGGCGGCGGGCGTGCCCGACCTGACGCTTGGCGATGTCATCTTCGCCCCGCCGGAGAGTGGCGGCCAAATCGCCGAGGTGCAGCTCGAGGCCCAGTACGGCTATCAGGAGGTGCTGACGTGATCCCCGATATTCCGTGTGCCCATTGCCCGCCGACCCTCGCCGAGCACGGGCGCTGCCAGATCGGCAGGCTGGTTCCGCACGACTGCGCCGGTTGCGCCGCCTATCGACCGGCGTTCCGCACCGAGGAGCGCACGCGCTGCGAGGTCTGGACCCGGGTCATGGGCTACCACCGTCCAATCTCGCACTTCAACGGCGGCAAACGCGCCGAGCATGCGCAGCGCCGCTACTTCAAGGAGGCATCCCATGTCCGACGCAAAGCATGACGAGCTGCCCGAGGTCCTCGCCAAGCCGTGGTGGCAGTCCCGCGCCGTGATCGGCGCCCTGGTGGTAGTGCTCGCCCAGATTGCGAGTGTCGCCGGGATCACGCTGGACACTGCGGCGCTCACCGATGCCCTGGTCACCCTGGCGAGCATCGCCGGCGCTGGCATGGCGATCTGGGGGCGGGTGCGCGCAAGCGTGCCGCTGCGGCTGCGCTGATGGCCAGCGGATTCCGCTTCTCCAAGCGCTCCGAGCACGCCCTCGCCGGTGTCCATGACGACCTGGTGCGGGTGGCGCGGCGCGCGCTGGAGCTGACCGAGGTCGACTTCGTCGTCACCGAGGGGCGACGCACCGAGGCGCGTCAGCGCTCGCTGGTCGCCGCCGGGGCCTCGCGCACCATGCGCTCGCGTCACCTCACCGGGCACGCGCTCGATGTCGCCGCCTGGGTCGATGGCGGCGTGCGCTGGGACTGGCCGCTCTATCCGCGCATCGCCGCCGCCTTCAAGGCCGCCGCCGCCGAGCTGGGGGTGGCGATCCGCTGGGGCGGGGACTGGCCGCGGTTTCGCGACGGCCCTCACTTCGAGCTGGATCGGCGGAGCTACCCATGAGCCTCACGCTCGATCAGCAGCTCACCGAGCTGCAGTTGCGCGTCGAGCGCGTCGAGACCGAGACCCGTGATCTGCGTGAGGGGCTGGCGTCACTCACTCAGGACCATGCCATCACCCGCGAGTCGGTGCGGATCTTCACCGACCTTATCGAGGGTATGCGCGAGGAGCTTGGAGCCACGCGCGACGGCGTGCATCAGGTCCAGCTCGCTTTGCAACGGCACATGACCGACGAGGCGCGCGACCGTCGCCGCCAGTTCGCCGGCTCGGTGACGGCGACCATCAGCACTCTCGGCACCCTGGGAGTGCTGCTGTGGAACGTCGTCATCACGAACTGACCCTCACCGCATCCACCACGAGGAATACCCCATGACCGCACCCCGCGCCATCTATCTGCGCTGCGAAGTCAAGGCCGGTCTGTGGGACGGCCTGACCTGGCCGACCCAGTACAGCGATCCGCTCAACTTCACCAAGATTGAACTCACCGCGCCCACGCAGGAGAAGGAAGAGCTGATCTCCAACATGACCGGCAACTACGGCGCCGCGCTCGACAGCCAGCAGAAGCCGACTGATTCGGCGACCGCGACGCTGGAGTTCAACACCATGACCGACGTCATGCTCGGCCTGGTGCTGGGCGCCGATGTCAGCCCCGGGGAGCAGGCGCAGAGCACCATCACCGACGAGTCGGTCGATACCGCCCTGGGGGTCTGGGTGCCGCTGGCCCACGGGTACATCGACAGCGAACAGTCGATCAGCCTCAAGACCGGGGCCGATGTCGCGGTCGAGCCCTCGAAGTACGAGATCGATACCACCAACGGGATGATCAAGGCCCTCCATGCCGACGCCGTCGGCACCGGCATGAAGCTCAGCTATACCGCGCGCGCCGAGAGCTGGACCGCCTTCGCCGCCGGCCAGGCCAAGAGCGCCTATGTCCACCTCATCGGTAGCGCCACCGACATGGTCACCGGCAAGACCGGCCGCCTCAACATCTGGCGCGCCGCGCTCGCGCCGGGCGGCGCGGTCGACCCGGTGGCGGGTGGGTACTTCGCGGGCAGCCTCGCCGGGTCGCTGATTGCGCCGACCGGCAAGGCCTCGCCCTGGGAATGGCAGGCGCTGAGCGCCTGATCGGGGTGAGGGGGAGGGCATGGCAATCCAGCTCGGCGCGCTCGCGCTCCCGGATGGTCTGCGCTGGTCGGACGAGTTCAGTTGGTCGCCGACCGTGCGCTCGACCAGCTATGGCCTCACCGGTGCGCTGTTGGTGCAGAGCGCCACGCGCCAAGATGGGCGCCCACTCACCCTGAGTGGTGGGCGGCAATGGGCGTGGTGCAGCCGCGCCGAGCTGACGGCCATCGCCGCGGCCCTCGATGCCGCCACGCCCGAGACCGCGCTCATCCTCACCCTGCACGATGGTCGCGCCATCCCAGTCATTGCCCGTCCCGGCGAGGATGGGCCGATCACCGCCGCCCCCGTCCCGATCGTGCGCGATTCCGGCCCCGCCGACCCGGGACCGATGACGCGCTACTACATCGACGAGATCCGCCTGACGATCGTCGGCGAGATCCAGGAGCCCTGAATGGCCGATCACAGCCTCGCTGTTCGCATCCTCATCAACGCCAAGGACCAGGCCTCGGCGGTCATCGGCAAGATCGCCAACAAGTGGACCGCGCTCACCGCCGCCGTCAGCGGCTTCATCGGTGTGCGCGCCTTCACCACCGCGATCGGCGACGCCGCCGACTTCGAGTCAGCGCTCGATGCCATCCAGGCGCGCACCGGCGCCACCGCCGAGGAGATGCAGCGGCTGCGCGACGCGGCCATGGAGGCCGGCTCCACCACGACCTTTACCGCGACCGAGGCCGCCGAGGGCCTCAACATCCTGGGCGCGTCCGGTCTTGCCGCCAGTGATGCCATTGCCACCCTGCCCAGCGTGCTCGCGCTCGCGCGGGTCGAGAGCGTCGATCTGGCCACCGCCGCCGGGCTGATCACCGATGCGGTCAGCATCATGGGGCTCTCGTTCGAGGACAGCGCGCGCGCCACCGATGTGCTGGTGCGCGCGGCGAGCCTCTCGAACACGACTGCGACCCAGCTTGGCGAGGCGTTGCGCTATGCCGGTGGCGAAGCGCGCAGCGCTGGGCTCTCCATCGAAGAGACGGCCGCCACGCTCGACGTGCTCGCGCAGAGCGGTATCCGTGGCGAGCAAGCCGGCACCATGCTGCGCAACATCCTCGGTCAGCTCGGCGATCCTGCGAGCAAGGCCCGCCAGGAACTGGCCGCGCTCGGCGTGACCTCCGGTGACCTCGGCGAGGCGATCGACGGCATCGCGGCCGCCGGCGCCGCCGGCGAGCGCGCCGTGCGCGCCTTCGGCATCGAGGCCGGGCCCGGCGTGCGCGCGCTCTTGACCGAGGGGAGCGCCGGTATCGCGGCCTACGCAAACCAGCTCAATGCCGCCGGTGGCGCCGCGCAGCAGGCCGCCGCGACCATGGGCAGCAATCTGAATGGTGCGCTTCAGGCGCTGCGCTCTGCCTGGGATGCGTTGCGCATCTCGTTGGTCGACCCACTGCTCGAGCCGATTCGCCGCGAGGTCGAAGGATTGGCCGAGAGCCTGGGGCGATTCACGCAGAGCGCGCGCCTCGAGCAACTGAAGGCGACCCTGCTACAGACCTTCGAAACGTTGGTCGCCCAAGCCAAGGCCTTCGTCGCCGCGGTCGACTGGGAGGGTTTCGCGCAGCGCATCGATACCGCGCTCAGCGGGGCCAAGAGCAGCCTCGAGACGTTCGCGAACAGCGCCTCGCGCACCACCGATACCCTGCTGTTCGTCTTCCAGTCGATCGGGACCGGCATCTCCACGTTGCAGACCGCATTCTGGGGCCTGGCCGGCGTGGTGGGGAAGGCGTCAGCCTTCATCGTTGAGGGGCTCAGCAAGATCGTCAAGGCTCAGTCGAAGCTGACCTTCGGGCCGTTTCGTCGAAAGCTCGAAGAGGTCTCGGCCGAGATCGCCTCCGTGTCCGAGTCGCTGGACAATGCCGCTGATGGCGCTTTCGAAAACGCCGGCGCCGCGCTCGACCGGACCGCGCAAAAAGGTGAATCGCTGCGCGAAACCATGCGCCGCCTGTTCGAGGCGCAACGCGATGCCGAGAAGTCAACGCGCGAGCTGGGCGAGGCGCAGCGTGATGCGGCACCACCGGCGGAGCTGACGGCCGAGCAGGAACGGCTCGCCGCGGCCATCAAAACCTACAACGCGGCACTGGCCGAGGCGCGCGCCGGCAACGGCGAGGCCGGTCTTTCGCTCATCGAGCTGGGCCAGCGCGTCGTCGAGGCGCGCGCGGAGCTTGATGGCTTGGGCGTGTCGGCTGGTGCGGCCGCCGAACAGGTTGAGGCGAGCGGCGATCGCACCGCCAGATCGGCGGGCGAGAGCCGCGACGAGATCGCGCAGCTGCGTCAGGAGTATGACCGGCTGATCGAGGCGGGCGACACCCAGGGGGCCGACAAGGTTCTGCGCTCGATCCGCCGGATCGGGGAAGAGGCCGGGGAGAGCGCCGGGGTGACCGAGGGGGCCGCCGCCCGGATCGAGGCGGCGTTCGATCAGCTGGGGATCGTGTCCCAGCGTGCGCTCGACCAGGCCGCCACCAACGCGCGCGCCAATTTCGAGACGATCGCCAACTCCGCCAATGCCTCTGCGGAAGACATCGAGCGCGCCTTCTTAGCCTGGGCAGAGGCAGCGCGCACTGCGGCGGCGGATTCCGACGAGGCGCGGCAACGCGAAGTCGAGTCGATGCTGCTTGCGCAAGCGACCGCGCTTGGGTTGCGTGATGCCTATCTGTCACTGGAGGGCATCAACCGCACAACCACCGACACCACCCGCAACCTCTCCGACAGTCAGCGCGACCTCGGCAATAGCGCCAAGGATGCCGACGAAGGCATCAAGAAGGTCGTCGGGTCGAGCAACGACCTCAACATCGCCTTTCTGAACAGTCGCGAGCAGATCCGCAACGCCATCGCCGATCTGCGCGGCTACTCCTCGGCGGCGGCTGATGCCGTCGAGGAGATCGTCAGCGGCCTCGATCGCTGGGACAACAAGATCCGTGCGATCCAGGCGCTGGAGGCGAGCGACTTCGTCGGCGACGGCGCGGTGGACGAGGCCTCGGCGCGCATCGCCCAGCTCGAGGCCGAGCTGGAAGCGACCGGCGCCACGGCTGATGCGCTTGCCGAGCGCGTCGACATGGCCTTCAACGTGCTGCGCGACACCGATGCCGTGGTGCTCGCGATCACCCAGCTCAAGCAGGAGGTCATCGAGGCCGAGATCGCCGCCGAACGTCTGGCGCAGCGCGGCGAGCGGCTGCAGGCCGAGTTCGCCGGGCTCACCGATGCGCTCGACGCCGGCTCGATCGGCCTGAGCGAGTATGCCGATAAGCTCGACCGCCTGATCGATGCCAACCAGCGCCTCGGCGAGGAGGAGCTGGAGCCGTTGCGCGCGGCGCTCGACGATGCGCGGCGCAAGATGGCCGACTTCACCGAGGACGCCCAGGCCGGCCTGCGCGACCTGCAGGCCGAGTGGGCCGAGCTCAACGGCCAGCAGCTCGAGGCGTTGCTCCTCGAGCAGGAGGCGCAACGCCTCGAGATCGAGATGGCGCTCGCCGAGGCCAAGCGCGATGGCAATACCGAGGCGATCCGCGCGCTCGAGGACCAGCTCGACATGCTCGAGCAGATCCAGGCCGTCGAGCGCGAGCGTGCCGCCGAGGCCGAGGCCCAGGCCGCGATCGAGGCGGCCGAGGCCGAGGCCGAAGAGGCCGCGCGCCGCGCCGCGCTGAGCGATGCCGATCGCGCCCATGAGGACAGCATCGCCACGCTCGAGGCGCGGCTGCTCGAGGCGGTGCGCGCCCAGGACCAGGCGCTCGAGGACGCCCTGGCCGCGCAGATTGCCGCCGAGCGACAGCGCCACGAGGAGACCCTGGCCAACCTCGAGGCCGAGTCCGCGGCGCGCGCGAGCACCGGGACGGCGAGCACCGCCGGCACGACCTCGGGTGCGACGGGGAGCACAAGCACGGCGAGCGCGAGCCGTGCGATCGACGTGCGCGTCAGTGTCAACGGCCAGTCGAGTCGCACCATCACCGTGGCCGATGAGGCCAGCGCCGATGCGCTCGAATCCATCCTGTCATCCCTTGAGTCCGCCGCCGCTGTGGCGATCTGACCCGCGAGCCCAACCGACATGCCCATCCAAGAAGAGAACATCGTCTTCGTCGAGAGCCAGGTGATGGACGACGTCCCCGAGGGCGGCGGTGCTGCCACCGGGCGCGAGATCGTCGATGGCGCGCTCAACAACGTCTTCGAGGACATCTCCGATCTCGACCGCGCCTACGGCCGCTTCAACCTGAGGAAGCTCGCGCTGGCGGTGCGCAGCCTCGACACCAGCCTCTACGGCGGCGCCAAGCTCGCCCTCACCGCGCTGCCGCGCGATCCCGCCGTCGGCTACACCCTGTTTCGCACCGCCGACCCCTTCGATACCCGCGCCCAGGCCGCCGACCGCGTCCAGGCCTATCTCTACAAGGGGCCGATGTGGCCGGGCGTGCTCTACGACGACCACATCGCCGGGATGCGCGCCATCCGCATCATCCAGCGCGTCGACACCACGCTGCCGCCGATCGGCAAGACCCTGGTGCTCGTGCAGCACGAGGGGGAGGCCAATGCCGTCGAGCAGTACCTGCGGGTAACCGACGTCGAGACCGTCGAGACCACCCTCACCGACAGCTCCGGCGACTTCGTCCGCTGGGTCGTCACCCTGACCCTCAAGGACGCGCTGCGCCACGACTTCGCCGGCCACACCCCGCGCCGCGACGACCTCTACGACTACGACCAGGGCGCGCGGCTGCGCGACACCACGGTGGCCGATGCCGCGCGCTACAGCGGCGCCCAGCGGCTGGCCGAGCCCGCCCAATCGGGGGATCTGCGGGTGCGCGCGGCGAGCCTCTACAGCCAGCTCGTCCCGGCCAGCCAGACCGAGACGCCGCTGGTCAACCAGGTCATGGCGGACCAGCTCGTCACCGAGATCGACGCCGGGGGCGGACACCGGGTCGAGGTCTCCCAGGCCCCGCACACCCGAGCGCTCGCCGTCACCCCCGAGAACCGCCGCCTGAACTGGGTCGAGACCCTCTCCCCGGTACCACAACGGGGGGCGCTCAACATCGCCTATATGGCCCAGGGGCACTGGTACGAGTTGACCGATGACGGCACGGGCATCATTCGCGGATCGGACAGCACGTTCGGCTCCGGGACCATCGATGCCACCACCGGGGTGAGTGCGGTCACGCTCGGCGCACTGCCGGACGCGGGCTCGCAGATCCTGTACACCTGGGCGAGCCCCGTTCACTACAGCATTCGCGCCGGGGCGACGCAGGATACCGACGCGCGCGGCGCGCGGCTCGATTTCGCGCTGGAGCAGGTCCCCTATATCCCGGGTTCACTGGTCGTGACCTTCACGCGGGGCGGGAGCCCGCTCACCGCCACCGAGGACGGCCACGGGACGATCAGCGGCGTCGGGGTCAGCGGCGTGCTCAACCTGACCAGCGGGGCGGGCTCGCTGTGGTTCACCCAGCTCCCGGATCGGGAGACCAGCATCCGCTTCGACCATGCCTACGCCGACCCCGACGACCCGGAGCAACCCGCGGAACGACGCGTCGAGGCCGCGCTGGGGGCAAACTACACGCTCGACTTTGGCGGCTCCGTCGCCCCCGAGGGCGTGAGTATCGCAGCCTATTACAACTACCCTGTTAGCGCCGCAGTGACGATCAATGACGACGGGGAGGGGGGGCTCGTCGTCGCCACCGGGCAAGCGGTGGGCGATCCCGCAGAGCCCGTGACGGGCCTGCCGGTGGGGACGATCGACTACGCGGCGGGTCTGGCGACGCTCAACATCCCGATCGAGGTCAATTACCAGCACTGGGCGCCAGCGGTGCTCAATCCTGACGGGAGCATCGCTAGGGCAGGCTACTGGTATACGTGGAGGCAGTCTGCCCTCCCTTCCACGACGAACGAGGTCCTGGGTGTAGCCGCCACCGGCGCACCCTCGTCCGACCTCGTCGCTGACCCCATTGTGCTCGACCTCCTCGACGGGGGGCTGGATCTCGACCTGACGCATCTCCACACCAGCCGGATCGTACCCGGCTCGGTTCGCCTGTCGCTGGGCGGCACGCGCTACGAGGATCGCGGCACGGGGGTGCTCTACGACGGCGACGGTCTTCGGCTCGGCACGCTCGACTACGACACCGGCATCGCCTCGCTGACCTGGTGGTCGGATGGGGCCAACGCACCGCCCACGGTGACCGCCTGTCTGACACGCTATGGCTTCTGGGTCGCGACCGAGGCCAGCTTCCGCACCCGGGTCGCCCCGCTCAAGCCCGAGGCCCTGAGCATCACGGTCACGGCCGAGGACGGGGCGCGGCTCACGGCGAGCGCCGATGCCGATGGCAACCTCGTGGGTGATGCCGTCTCGGGGTCAGTCAACTACGAGTTCGGTACGGCGGCGATGGCGTTCGGGGCGATGGCGGATGACCCGGAGCATCCCGGGTCGCAGGTCTGGGTGCCTCGACGGGTCGACCCCACCACCCTGCGCTACAACGCCGTCGCCTACAGCTACCTGCCGCTGGACGCCGACATCCTCGGTATCGACGGCACCCGGCTGCCCGCCGATGGTCGGGTGCCGATCTACCGCCCCGGCGATCTGGTGATGATCCTCCACGCCGCCGAGACCGCCCTCAGCCCCAGCGCCGGGGTCGCCACCGCGCTCGGTCGCACCCGGCTCGCCTGGGTGCGGGTGACCGACGCCACGGGCGCGGTGGTCAGCGGTGATCGCTACCAGCTCGACCGCGCCGCCGGGCAGATCATGTTCCCCGACCTCGCTGGCCTCACCCTGCCGCTCACCGTGCGCCACACCGTCGGCGACCTGCGCCAGGTCACCGATGCCCAGATCAGCGGCTGGCTCGCGCTCTCGCGCCCGCTCACCCACGACTACCCGGCCGGGGAGACCATCGTCGCCGGCTGCCTGATCATCGGTGATCGCCGCGCCCGGGTCTCGGCGACCTGGGATCAGGCGAGCTGGAGCGGGGCGTGGTCGGACGCCCCTAGCGGCAGCGCCGCCACCGCCACCCTCAACCTGATCGACCACCCCATCCAGGTCACCAACGAGGGCTGCGACACCGACCGCTGGGTGCTGCGCTGCGCCGACGCGGCCAGCGACCAATGGGAGCTGATCAGCGAGAACCGCGGGCTCGTCTGGCAGGGCGTCTACGCCCCCGGCGGCGCCGACATCGCCCCGATCAACCCGCGCACCCGGATCGACCTCGGCGGCGGCGCCTACAGCACCGGCGCCCCCTACATGACCATCCCCGCCGCGGCCAACGGCGGCGGCTGGAGCACCGGCAACGTGGTGCGCATCGACACCGTCGGCGCCATCGCCGAGTTCTGGGTCGCGCGCTCGATCCAGCAATCCGACGAGCCCGCCGACCCCGCCGCCGCCGATGGCTGCGAGATCCATGCGCTTGGCAACATCGATCGACCCTGAGGTGAGGGATGACTGACTACTTCCTGGCCGTCGGCTCGAGCGACGACACCCTGCGGACCCTGGAGGGGCCAGCGTTCGATGTGGCGACGACGCGGTTTGCCTCGGGTGGGGATGTCAATGCGGTGGCGTTTTCGCCGGATGGGGCGCATCTGGCTGTTGGTGTGAGCGCCCCTCCGTGGCTCGTCATTATTCGCACCTCAGACTGGTCAGTTACGACTGACGTTCAAGTCCCAAGTTACGTTTACGGTGTGTCCTGGAGTCCCGATGGCGCCTATCTGGCTGTTGGATATTACGGTGGCGATCGCCTGGCGGTGATCGATACATCTGACTGGTCGGTCGTCCCCGGAACGCCCAGCCTGCCGGATAAGCGCGTTTGGGATTGTGCTTGGTCGCCGGACGGGGCGTATCTGGCTGTTGTTGGTGACTGGGGCGAGCCGAATTTTGCCGTCATCGACACCACCGACTGGTCGGTCGTCCCCGGAACGCCCAGCCTGCCAGGGGATGGTTACAGCTGCGAGTTTTCGCCGGATGGGGCTTATCTGGCATTGGGATTGCGTTCAGCGCCGTATCTGGTCGTGCTGAATGCTCCCGAATGGACGCGGGTTTCCGGCGTCCCTGCGGCGGCAAGTGCGCATCGGGGCGTGTCCTGGTCGCCGGACGGGGCGTATCTGGCTGTTGGGCACGCCCCCACGTTTTGCCTGACTATTATCGACACCACCGACTGGTCGGTAGTCCCCGGCACGCCGGCGGTATCGAGCACGGGGTACGACTGCGCCTGGAGTCCCGATGGCGCCTATCTGGCAGTCGCGCATGCCGGTTCACCCTATCTCACCGTCATCGACACCACCGACTGGTCGGTAGTCCCCGGCACGCCGGCGGTATCGAGCACGGGACTCACCGTCGCCTGGCTCCCCGACATCAACCGCCCGACCCGTCACGGCATCCTCTACGACCACGACGGCAACCCCCTGAGTCTCCCGGTGCAGCTATTGCGCCGCCCGGCTTGGGCGCGCTCGCAGGTCGTCACCCCGGACCCGGTCTCGGGGGCGTTCACGGTGCGCGGCTTCGCCCCCGGCGACTACCACCTGCTGATCCCCGACACCCGCCCTGGGGCGACCGACGATCGCCTGCTGCGCATCACCCTCGACGAGACTACCGGCGCGCTCGCGCCGCTGGAGGTCTACATGCCCTACGCTGGGGCGCTGACTACGATCAACGGCAACGCCACCAAGGCCATCGACGGCAGCGCCGCCGACGATGTGATCGTGCGCGCCTGGGGCAGTCACGGGCACGTCATCGACGTGGTGCCTGCGCCCAGCGGCGACTGGTCGGCCGAGGTGCCGCCGGGCACCTACGACATCACCTACCGCAGCGCCGGCTGCCAGCCAGTCTGTCACGGCCCCTACACCATCGCCGCGCCGGAGGAGGAAGGCTGATGGATCTCGGCACCCAGCACCAGGTTGCGCGCGAGGCTGCCGCCCGCCTACCGGTGCTCGAGGCCGGGCTGGCCCTGCTTGCCGGCGGCGCGGTCGGGGCGCGGCTCGTGCTCTACAGCGCGCCGCTCCCCGGCGCCCCTGGCGAGACTCCGTCCGAGGCTACCGCCCTGGTCGAGATCCCGCTGGCGACGGGCATCGGCGCGGTCGACCCCGAGACCCATCAGCTCCGCCTCGACACCCCGCTCGAGGCACCGATCACCGGCGCCGACCCCGCGACCGGCACCGCCGCGGCCTGGGCGCGGATCCTCGATGGCAATGGCGATTGGTGGGCCGACTGCACGGTGAGCGCCACCGGTGACGGCGGCGAGGTGCAACTCGACAGCCCGATGCTCTATCGCGGTGCCTACGCGCGGGTCACCGCCGCCGTCTTTCAGGGGTAGGGGGTGACCGGGCCGTCGCTGGGGCTGCCGGTCTCGGTGCGCTGCGACCAGCCCCGACCCGAGTTGGGGGCGACCGTGCTGCCTGCGCGGATGGTGCTCCCCGCGCAGGCGTTGGCGGCGCTCGATGCGACCCGGCTACCCGGCTGCGTGCGCCCGAGCTCGGCGGCGACCGGCCCGGCACCCGCGCTGTGGCGGCCGATCCGGCTGTGCTGCGGCCTCGCGCCGCCGTCGCTGGCGACGACCCGTGTCGCGGCGGTGGTCTGTCTGGTCGGGGGCGAGGCGCCACCCCTGGCCGCCACCGTGCTCGACCCGATCTGCCGCCCGGTCCTCGACCCAAGCGATGTCGAGGCCGTGCTCCAGGCCGCGCTGCCCGCGCCGAGCGCCGGTCTGTCGATCACCGCCGCGCTCCGGGCGCGGGTCATCCAAGATGCGACCCTCGTCGCCGCCTTGCCCGCGCCGACGGCGGGGCTGACGCTCGGGGCCGCGCTCGTCGTCGAGCTGGATCTGGCCCTCCCCGCCGCTACCGGCCCCAGCGCCGAGGCCCCGGCGCGCGATCAGCGCGCCATCGCCCGTGGTTGGCGGCTCATCGGCACCGAGATGCGCGCGACCCGCCACGCCGCAGCGCTCGGCCACCGGCAGGCGCGGGCACGTCCGGGGCCGGCGCTCGGGCTGCGCCACACCGAGACCCGACGGCTGCGCCGGGTCGCCCAGGTCCCGCATGCCGAGGCGCGCCCGATCCGCGCCGCGCGCACTACGCTCCATGCCGACACCCGCCGGTTGCGGCGCGCGACCCGGGCGGTGTGCACCGAGGCCGCCTCGATCCGGGCCGCCGCCCGAGCGGGGCACCGCGATCGAGAGCGCACCCGTGACCGACTGCAGTTCGATCAACAGGACGCGCGCCCGATCGATCTCCGCCTCGATGCCGGGCACCACGTCGCGCAACCGCTCGAGACTCTGCTCGGCACCCCGCACACCGCGGCGCTGTGGCCGCTCCCCGGGCGCTGGACGCCGTGCTACATGCCGGCGGTACTGCTGCGCACCCGGGTGTCCTGTAGCGCGACCCCGTCGCTCGGCGCTGCCGTCGAGCTACCCGGCTGCTGCGACT
Coding sequences within:
- a CDS encoding RHS repeat domain-containing protein: MPIQEENIVFVESQVMDDVPEGGGAATGREIVDGALNNVFEDISDLDRAYGRFNLRKLALAVRSLDTSLYGGAKLALTALPRDPAVGYTLFRTADPFDTRAQAADRVQAYLYKGPMWPGVLYDDHIAGMRAIRIIQRVDTTLPPIGKTLVLVQHEGEANAVEQYLRVTDVETVETTLTDSSGDFVRWVVTLTLKDALRHDFAGHTPRRDDLYDYDQGARLRDTTVADAARYSGAQRLAEPAQSGDLRVRAASLYSQLVPASQTETPLVNQVMADQLVTEIDAGGGHRVEVSQAPHTRALAVTPENRRLNWVETLSPVPQRGALNIAYMAQGHWYELTDDGTGIIRGSDSTFGSGTIDATTGVSAVTLGALPDAGSQILYTWASPVHYSIRAGATQDTDARGARLDFALEQVPYIPGSLVVTFTRGGSPLTATEDGHGTISGVGVSGVLNLTSGAGSLWFTQLPDRETSIRFDHAYADPDDPEQPAERRVEAALGANYTLDFGGSVAPEGVSIAAYYNYPVSAAVTINDDGEGGLVVATGQAVGDPAEPVTGLPVGTIDYAAGLATLNIPIEVNYQHWAPAVLNPDGSIARAGYWYTWRQSALPSTTNEVLGVAATGAPSSDLVADPIVLDLLDGGLDLDLTHLHTSRIVPGSVRLSLGGTRYEDRGTGVLYDGDGLRLGTLDYDTGIASLTWWSDGANAPPTVTACLTRYGFWVATEASFRTRVAPLKPEALSITVTAEDGARLTASADADGNLVGDAVSGSVNYEFGTAAMAFGAMADDPEHPGSQVWVPRRVDPTTLRYNAVAYSYLPLDADILGIDGTRLPADGRVPIYRPGDLVMILHAAETALSPSAGVATALGRTRLAWVRVTDATGAVVSGDRYQLDRAAGQIMFPDLAGLTLPLTVRHTVGDLRQVTDAQISGWLALSRPLTHDYPAGETIVAGCLIIGDRRARVSATWDQASWSGAWSDAPSGSAATATLNLIDHPIQVTNEGCDTDRWVLRCADAASDQWELISENRGLVWQGVYAPGGADIAPINPRTRIDLGGGAYSTGAPYMTIPAAANGGGWSTGNVVRIDTVGAIAEFWVARSIQQSDEPADPAAADGCEIHALGNIDRP
- a CDS encoding WD40 repeat domain-containing protein produces the protein MTDYFLAVGSSDDTLRTLEGPAFDVATTRFASGGDVNAVAFSPDGAHLAVGVSAPPWLVIIRTSDWSVTTDVQVPSYVYGVSWSPDGAYLAVGYYGGDRLAVIDTSDWSVVPGTPSLPDKRVWDCAWSPDGAYLAVVGDWGEPNFAVIDTTDWSVVPGTPSLPGDGYSCEFSPDGAYLALGLRSAPYLVVLNAPEWTRVSGVPAAASAHRGVSWSPDGAYLAVGHAPTFCLTIIDTTDWSVVPGTPAVSSTGYDCAWSPDGAYLAVAHAGSPYLTVIDTTDWSVVPGTPAVSSTGLTVAWLPDINRPTRHGILYDHDGNPLSLPVQLLRRPAWARSQVVTPDPVSGAFTVRGFAPGDYHLLIPDTRPGATDDRLLRITLDETTGALAPLEVYMPYAGALTTINGNATKAIDGSAADDVIVRAWGSHGHVIDVVPAPSGDWSAEVPPGTYDITYRSAGCQPVCHGPYTIAAPEEEG